The Streptomyces sp. NBC_00440 genome contains a region encoding:
- a CDS encoding ATP-binding protein, with product MPTTATRPNAIGAPGYSETWPCEPETASRARSLVRAALYTWKLDVLVDDGVLIASELVGNAVQHSRCRLLRASVVLLSPGRVRLSVSDRSLALPKVQEAGEESVTGRGLMLIDELADRWDTDVRRWGKVVWAELHVSGDA from the coding sequence GTGCCTACGACTGCGACCCGGCCCAATGCCATTGGTGCCCCCGGCTATAGCGAGACCTGGCCCTGCGAGCCGGAGACCGCCAGTCGTGCCCGCAGCTTGGTCCGCGCGGCCTTATATACCTGGAAGCTCGATGTACTCGTTGACGACGGAGTGTTGATTGCTTCTGAGCTGGTGGGCAATGCCGTGCAGCACAGCAGATGCCGCCTCCTGCGGGCCAGTGTCGTCTTGCTGAGCCCCGGACGTGTACGTCTGTCCGTCTCAGACCGGTCATTAGCTCTGCCGAAGGTGCAGGAAGCCGGTGAGGAGTCCGTGACTGGCCGCGGCCTGATGCTGATTGACGAGCTGGCTGACCGCTGGGACACAGATGTTCGGCGGTGGGGGAAAGTTGTATGGGCTGAACTCCACGTCAGTGGTGACGCCTGA
- a CDS encoding histone-like nucleoid-structuring protein Lsr2 has protein sequence MAQRVIRTLVDDVTGEESEEIGTHTILIDGAGVEIDLTPGSHDQLMDALRPFLHADGARRVRGGSATPAGKGKSRPIATGARRDAAQIREWAKENGFEVNDRGRVPAPVREAYDKARG, from the coding sequence ATGGCTCAAAGAGTAATTCGCACCCTAGTTGATGACGTTACTGGCGAGGAGTCGGAGGAGATCGGCACGCACACCATCCTCATCGATGGTGCGGGAGTTGAGATTGACCTCACTCCGGGCAGCCACGACCAGCTCATGGACGCTCTCCGTCCGTTCCTCCACGCCGATGGTGCTCGACGGGTCCGCGGTGGCTCCGCTACCCCGGCGGGCAAGGGCAAAAGCCGTCCCATTGCTACAGGCGCCAGGCGGGATGCTGCTCAGATCCGTGAATGGGCTAAGGAGAATGGCTTCGAGGTGAACGACCGGGGCCGCGTACCGGCACCAGTTCGCGAAGCGTATGACAAGGCACGTGGTTAA
- a CDS encoding helix-turn-helix domain-containing protein, protein MAEARPNVHRRRLGSALRSIRIAAGFSMEDAAEHLGLSGKPALSKIENGKQRVSGLGLTAFFQVYGVEPEDTRTRIKAMAALAASGKRTNLLDEYKEAIQTHGFEDYLHLEGMASKSESFLQVVPGLLQTREYAVSIVERSQVWSSKREVNRFVDLRLARQDALTRDQPLNLWCILDEAALRRVVGSPEVMKGQLEWLLKVTDEYSHVAIQVLPFDAGAHAGIDGPFQLLHFQVGPPVALVETKTTSVYLEEDGDVDRYGTALDTLRTQALDAQATRRFIHELIKDC, encoded by the coding sequence ATGGCGGAAGCGCGACCTAACGTGCACAGGCGTCGACTCGGATCGGCGCTGCGGTCCATCCGCATAGCCGCGGGCTTCAGCATGGAGGACGCCGCAGAACACCTTGGGCTGTCCGGCAAGCCAGCCCTAAGCAAGATCGAAAATGGCAAACAGCGAGTGTCGGGCCTCGGCCTGACCGCCTTCTTCCAGGTCTACGGCGTGGAGCCGGAAGACACCAGGACTCGGATCAAAGCTATGGCCGCCCTGGCTGCTTCGGGCAAGCGGACCAACCTGCTCGACGAGTACAAAGAGGCGATCCAAACTCATGGGTTCGAGGACTACCTCCACCTTGAAGGGATGGCATCCAAGTCTGAGTCATTTCTCCAAGTCGTTCCGGGGCTGCTCCAGACGAGGGAGTACGCAGTCTCGATCGTTGAGCGCAGTCAGGTGTGGTCCTCGAAGCGAGAGGTCAACCGGTTCGTAGACTTGCGATTGGCTCGGCAGGATGCCCTGACCCGTGACCAGCCGCTCAACCTGTGGTGCATTCTGGACGAGGCGGCGCTGCGTCGCGTCGTGGGTAGCCCCGAGGTCATGAAGGGCCAGCTTGAATGGCTACTCAAAGTGACAGACGAGTACAGTCATGTAGCTATACAGGTCCTCCCCTTCGATGCAGGCGCTCACGCAGGGATCGACGGGCCGTTCCAGCTCCTACACTTCCAGGTGGGGCCGCCGGTTGCTCTCGTTGAGACGAAGACAACCTCCGTGTACCTGGAGGAAGATGGAGACGTGGACCGGTACGGGACTGCCCTCGATACTCTCCGTACACAAGCCCTCGACGCCCAAGCGACCCGTCGCTTCATCCATGAACTGATCAAGGACTGCTAG
- a CDS encoding DUF397 domain-containing protein has translation MNKKVDLANAVWAKSEMSNGGNNCLEVAFVDGVVALRDSVDVGDPDAQVLIVSREDYNLFTKSVRAGQSNLLP, from the coding sequence ATGAACAAGAAGGTCGACCTGGCCAACGCCGTCTGGGCCAAGAGCGAAATGTCCAATGGTGGCAACAACTGCCTGGAGGTCGCGTTCGTGGACGGAGTCGTGGCACTGCGCGACTCCGTGGACGTGGGGGATCCGGACGCCCAGGTTCTGATCGTCTCCCGCGAGGATTACAACCTGTTCACCAAGAGCGTCAGGGCAGGGCAGTCCAACCTCCTGCCTTGA